The Engystomops pustulosus chromosome 4, aEngPut4.maternal, whole genome shotgun sequence genome contains a region encoding:
- the LOC140128834 gene encoding poly(3-hydroxybutyrate) depolymerase-like, whose protein sequence is MERCVLLLALIGFCSGQSRLGSYNLESSVSVSGISSGAYMANQFHVSHSGRVVGAAMFAGGPYYCALGNALTSTGPCMQFPSSIALTPLKAYTQTGANTGLIDPLSNLARGRVFIFSGTKDSVVVQGVSKKLEEYYASYITTGSIKTVYNIAAQHSMPTDSYGGACGSLNSEYINNCNYNGAYEALNHIHGGLQRPSSSAGQSGQLILFDQSEFFNLAPAVTYGMDTAGYLYVPTACRNGARCRLHIAFHGCVQGREKVGDKFARYAGYNQVADLNNFIIMYPQARSIITNPQGCWDWWGYTGIAYATKNSFQITGVQRMMLRTMGQY, encoded by the exons ATGGAGCGGTGTGTTCTCCTCCTGGCCCTGATCGGCTTCTGCAGTGGACAATCACGACTGG GTTCCTACAATCTGGAGAGCTCGGTGTCGGTCTCTGGCATATCCTCCGGGGCTTATATGGCCAACCAGTTCCATGTCTCGCATTCGGGCAGAGTTGTGGGAGCCGCCATGTTTGCAGGAG GACCTTATTACTGCGCCCTGGGAAACGCCTTGACCTCAACCGGTCCCTGTATGCAGTTTCCTTCCAGTATCGCCCTCACCCCTTTAAAAGCCTATACCCAAACCGGCGCCAATACAGGGTTAATCGATCCTTTGTCTAACCTCGCACGCGGACGGGTGTTCATCTTCTCCGGAACCAAAGACTCTGTGGTTGTACAGG GTGTATCCAAAAAACTGGAGGAATATTATGCTTCCTATATCACTACTGGATCCATCAAGACTGTATATAACATTGCTGCACAGCACTCTATG CCCACCGACAGCTACGGCGGAGCCTGCGGATCGCTGAACAGTGAATATATAAACAACTGTAACTACAACGGGGCCTACGAGGCTCTGAACCATATCCATGGGGGCCTGCAG agacCAAGCAGTAGTGCAGGACAATCTGGACAG TTGATCTTGTTTGACCAATCAGAATTCTTCAATCTGGCCCCAGCTGTAACCTATGGCATGGACACAGCAGGCTACCTGTATGTCCCCACAGCTTGTAGAAATGGAGCAA GGTGCAGGCTCCATATTGCTTTCCACGGCTGCGTCCAGGGCAG GGAGAAAGTTGGGGACAAGTTTGCCCGATACGCGGGATACAACCAGGTGGCCGATCTAAATAACTTTATCATCATGTATCCTCAAGCCAGAAGCATCATCACCAACCCCCAAGGATGCTGGGACTG GTGGGGATACACCGGTATAGCCTACG CCACCAAGAACTCCTTCCAGATCACCGGGGTGCAGAGGATGATGCTCAGGACTATGGGGCAATATTAA
- the LOC140128835 gene encoding poly(3-hydroxybutyrate) depolymerase-like, whose product MRTVLVLLALVGFCYGQTKLGKYNLESDISVSGLSSGSYMANQFHIAQSKRVIGAGLFAGGPYYCAQGSMITATNACMKLPTSITVSTLQSKAQSYANSLLLDPLSNLARSKVYIFSGTRDSVVVPGVVKKQEEFYAPYVTGPGAIKTVYDIAAEHGMPTDFYGGSCGLTNLDYINNCNYNGAYEALNHIHGGLQKPSSGAALTGQLILFDQSEFFKLAAPSTYGMDTAGYIYVPAACQGGAKCRLHIVFHGCLQAREKLGDKYARYTGYNQVADLNNFIILYPQAKSNMSNPNGCWDWWGFSSTAYANKNGYQMTGVERMMLRTLGLY is encoded by the exons ATGAGGACTGTCCTTGTCCTGCTGGCCCTCGTTGGCTTCTGCTATGGGCAGACAAAGCTCG GCAAGTACAATCTTGAAAGTGATATCTCCGTCTCGGGACTGTCTTCAGGATCTTATATGGCCAACCAGTTCCATATTGCCCAGTCTAAGAGGGTTATTGGAGCCGGCCTCTTCGCTGGAG GACCCTACTACTGTGCCCAGGGAAGTATGATCACTGCAACCAATGCTTGTATGAAACTCCCTACCAGCATCACCGTTTCTACACTCCAGAGCAAGGCTCAGAGCTATGCCAACAGTCTACTCCTCGACCCCTTGTCCAACCTTGCCAGAAGCAAAGTCTACATCTTTTCTGGAACTCGCGACTCTGTTGTTGTTCCAG GTGTggtgaaaaaacaggaagaatttTATGCACCCTACGTTACTGGTCCAGGGGCTATCAAGACTGTGTATGATATCGCAGCTGAGCATGGAATG CCCACAGACTTCTACGGAGGGTCCTGCGGTTTGACCAACCTCGACTACATCAACAACTGTAACTACAATGGGGCATATGAAGCTCTCAACCACATCCATGGGGGTCTGCAG AAACCAAGCAGCGGTGCCGCACTCACTGGACAG CTAATACTGTTTGACCAGTCGGAGTTCTTCAAGTTGGCCGCTCCTTCGACCTACGGGATGGACACCGCCGGGTACATCTACGTTCCCGCAGCATGTCAGGGTGGAGCGA AGTGCAGACTTCACATCGTCTTCCACGGCTGCCTGCAGGCAAG AGAAAAATTGGGTGACAAATACGCGAGATACACCGGATACAACCAGGTGGCCGACCTGAACAACTTCATCATCCTCTACCCACAGGCCAAGTCCAACATGTCCAACCCCAACGGGTGCTGGGACTG GTGGGGATTCAGCAGCACTGCATATG CAAACAAGAACGGCTATCAGATGACCGGGGTGGAGAGGATGATGCTCCGCACCCTGGGGCTCTACTAA